The sequence GAAGCGCTGCTGTGCCAGGAACTCTCCGCCCTGGTGCAGCGCCACCCACACCAGCTCACCGGCGTACGCGGCTGGGGCCTGCTGCAGGGACTGGTGCTCAGCGGGGCAGGGCCCAGCGCTCCGGAGCTGGTGAAGGCGGCCCTGGCCCAGGGGCTGCTTGTGGTGCCGGCCGGACCGACGGTCGTGCGCTTTGTACCCCCCCTCACCATCCGCCCCCGGGAGCTGCACCAGGCCGTGGCGCTGCTGGAGCGGGCCCTGCTCAGCCTTGCCTGACGTCATCCCTCGAGCCGGGTCCGCCGGGACCCTGCCCAGCTCCGATCCGTTCGCCGACCTGATCCAGCCCTTCAGCCACCGGGGCGTGGAGCTCGGCCTGGAGCGCCTGCAGGCTGCCCTGGCGGAGCTCGGCCACCCAGAGCGCCGCTTCGCCGCGGTTCAGGTGGCGGGCACCAATGGCAAGGGGTCGATCTGCACCCTCGTGCATGCCGCCCTGCTCGCCGCCGGCATCCGCGCCGGCCTCTACACCTCGCCCCACCTGAGCAGCTGGACCGAGCGCATCCAGCTCGGCGGCGCACCGATCTCGGAGCTGCAGCTGCGGGCCCAGCTGCAGGCGGCGCGGCCCGTGGCCGAACGCCACCGGCTCACCCCCTTCGAACTGGTGACGGCCGCCGCCTTCCTGGCCTTCGCCGAGGCGGATCTGGAGCTGGTGGTGCTGGAGGTGGGCCTGGGGGGCCGGCTCGATGCCACCAGCTGCCATCCGGATCGGCGCGTGGTGGGCTTCGCCAGCATCGGCCTCGATCACCTGGAGGTGCTGGGCCCGGATGCGGCCAGCATCGCCCTGGAGAAGGCAGGCGCCCTGGGGGCGGGGGTGGAAGCCGTCAGCGGCCCCCAGATGCCGGCGGTGGAAGCGGTGCTGCGGCAGCAGGCGGCCCGGCTGGGCGTGCGCCTGAGGTGGGTGACCCCCCTGGATGACAACACCTGGACGCTGGGGCTGCCGGGGCAGGTGCAGCAGCTCAATGCCGCCGTGGCCCTGGGCATGCTGCAGGCCCTGGGGCGCCAGGGCTGGGATCTGCCCGAGCAGGCGATCCGGGAGGGCTTTGCCGCGGCCCGCTGGCCGGGGCGGTTGCAGCGGCTCCAGTGGCAGGGCCTGCCGCTGCTGATCGACGGCGCCCACAACGCGCCGGCGGCCCAGCGACTGAGGGCAGAGCTCGATCAGCACGGCCGGCGCCACGGCCTGCCCCCCGGTGCCCGCCGCTGGGTGCTGGGAATGCTGGCCAACAAGCAGGGGGCCGAGATCCTCCAGGCCCTGCTCGGCCCTGGGGATCAGGCCTGGATCGTGCCGGTGCCCGGCCATGCCTCGTGGCGCCAGAGCGCACTGCTGGGCGGTCTGGGCCCAGGCCAGGCCGCCCGGCTGCACAGCGCCCCAGACCTGCCCACCGCGCTGCGGGCCGCCGCCCGGCAGGGCCGGGGGCCGGTGCTGGTGGCGGGATCCCTCTACCTGCTGGGCCACCTGCTCGCCAGCGCGGCAGCGCCAGGCTGACGGCAGCGCCCCGTGGGCCCAGAGTGAAGACCACCGCCCCGCTCGCCATGGCCCCCCGCCTCCGCACCATTTCACCGGCAGGGCTTTGGGACCAGGGGCTGAGCCAGGTGCTGAGCCGTTGCCACCAGCTGCTGCAGCCATGGCGGCGGCGGCGGCCGTTGCTGCGCATGGCCCTGGGGCTCGGCCTGATGCTGGGCCTGCTGGCCGGCGGACTCACCGCCGGGGCAGGTCCAGCAGCAGCGGAATTCTCCGGAGTGGACTACACCCTCACCAACCAGAGCGGCAAGGACTTCAGCGGCCAGGACCTGGCCAACACCTCCTTTGCGGGGGCCTCCGGCCGCCAGGCCGACTTCTCCGGCGCCAACCTGCATGGCGCCATCCTCACCCAGGCCGCCTTCCCCGAGGCCAGCTTCGCCGGGGCCGACCTCAGTGGCGTGCTGATGGACAAGGTGGACTTCAGCGGCGCCGATTTCAGTGGCGCCAACCTCAGCGACGTGATCGCCGCCGGCAGCAATTTCAGCGGCGCCACGGTGACCGATGCCGACTTCAGCGGCGCCCTGCTCGACCGGGTCGACCAGCGCCTGCTTTGCCGCGACGCCGAGGGCACCCACCCCGTGACCGGCGCCGACACCCGGCTCAGCCTGGGCTGCTAGGGCTGGGGCTGCTGGCGCTGACGCTCCAGCCAGCCCCTGAGCTTGCCGGGGTTGAGCAGGCCGCCCGGGTCATAGGCCGCCTTGGCGGCCACCTGGTCGGCGTCGATGGCGCCCAGGCCGCCGTCCTCCACCGTGATCGCATGGGGGTTGAAGATCACCGCCCCCTGCTGGCGCGCCTGCTGCATCAGGGCCGCCAGGGGAGCTTCCCCCTGCCAGCGCAGCAGGGGCAGGGCCGCCAGGCGGGCGCATCCCTGCTGGCGCACCGCCTCCAGATGCCAGAGCAGGTCGTCGCCCCAGCGCTCGCTGAGGGCCGCCAGGCAGGGGGCTTCCGGCTGGGGCAGCAGCATCTGCAGGTAGGTCCAGCCCTGCTGCTGGGCACGCCAGTGCAGGGTGGTGTGGTTCCAGCTGAGCTCGCGCAGGGGCAGGCCCCGGCTCTCCCCCTGGGGGGCCTGCCAGCGCAGGCAGCCGCCCCTGGCCTGCAGCCAGCCCGGCAGCAGCTCCAGGCTGTCGGGCGCGGCCAGCAGCAGCAGCCGGTGTTCGCCGGGCGCCGCGGCCGGGCAGCCCGCCGGCCAGGGGGAGCGGGCCGCAATCGGTGCCTCCAGCAGGGTGATGGCCTGGAGCAGCAGGGCGGTGCCGGCCAGAGCGGACGCCGCCGCCACGGCCTGCTGCCAGGACTCGAAGCCCACCACCAGCTGCTGCCAGGCCACGGCCTCGGTGGTGGGCAGCCGCAGGGCCGTGAGGATGCCGTTGGTGCCATAGGCATGGTTGAGCGGCTGGCTGGCCGTCGCATCCAGCCGCAGCAGCCGCGGTTCAGGCTCCACCGTGACCACCTCCAGACCCAGCAGGTTGCCCGGATCCCGCAGGAAGCCCCAGCGCAGCGAGCCGATCCCGCCGGATCCCCCCGCCACGAAGCCGCCGATGCTGGCGCTGCGGGCGGTGCTGGGCTGGAGCCGCAGGGCCCGGCCATGGGGAGCCAGCTGCTGCTCGAGGGTCGCCATCACCAGGCCCGCCTCCACCTCGATCACGCCGCTGCGGGGATCCAGGCTGCGCAGGCGATTCAGCCCCATCAGCTCCAGCACCACGCCACCGGCCAGCGGCACGCACTGGCCGTAATTGCCGGTGCCGGCCCCCCGCACGGTGAGAGGCACCTCCAGCCGGGCGCAGCCGGCTGCCACGGCCCGCACCTGCTCCACCGTCGAGGCCCTTACAGCGAGCTGGGCCCGCTGAGCCTGGAACACCGGCACCAGCAGGGGGGAGTAGTCGAAAAAATCCCGCGACAGGCGCTGGAGCTCCGCCGGCTGCCCCTCCCCCACCAGCTCCAGGCCAGCACCAGCAGCGGCCTGGTCTGGGGCCTGCTCTGGGGCCAGCTCACCAGCGAGCTCCTCTGCCAACTGGGCGATCACGGCCGGATCCGGCCTCGGCGGCAGCCCCTCCAGGCAGAGAGCCGATCCAGCAGCGGGGGGAGGTGAGGCCATCGCAGCGCAACCCAGGGGAGCCCACAGGCCCCGAGCTCACCATCATTGGCGCGGCGTTGGCCCCACTGCGCGGAGCAGAGGGGAGGGCTGCTCCATCGGTGGCGGCTCCAGCCACACCCCGGCCCGCAGCACCCGGCGCTGGGGGCTGCGGGCCAGCAGCTCGCCCCAGCTGCGCGCCGCCAGCACCACCAGGTCGGCCGGGGCGCCGGTCCGCAGCACCCCATCCCACTCCAGCCCCAGCAAAGCGGCGGCCGCGGTGCTGAAGGGCGCCAGGCCCTGGCGGCGGCTGGGCACCACGTGGCTGGTGATGGCCGCCAGGCGCAGCAGCTCGATCGGATCGAAGTCACCGCCTGGGAACCAGGGATCCTGCACGTTGTCGGCCCCGATCGCCACCCGCACGCCGGCCCGCTGCAGCGTGGCGATCGGGGCCTGCACCCGTCGGTCCGGCGTGCGGCCAGGGCGCCGGCCCAGCAGCCAGAGGTTGGTGAGCGGCAGGGCCACCACGCCGATGCCGGCCTGGGCCAGCCGCTCCGCCAGCCGGTCGGCGCGGCGATCCGACAGCAGGGCCAGGCTGGCGGCATGGCTGCAGACGATCGGCACCTCGCAGCGCTGCTCCAGGGCCAGGCGCACCACCAGCTCCACCCCCCGGGCGGGCTGGGTGTCGGCCTCGT is a genomic window of Cyanobium sp. NS01 containing:
- a CDS encoding folylpolyglutamate synthase/dihydrofolate synthase family protein; the encoded protein is MPDVIPRAGSAGTLPSSDPFADLIQPFSHRGVELGLERLQAALAELGHPERRFAAVQVAGTNGKGSICTLVHAALLAAGIRAGLYTSPHLSSWTERIQLGGAPISELQLRAQLQAARPVAERHRLTPFELVTAAAFLAFAEADLELVVLEVGLGGRLDATSCHPDRRVVGFASIGLDHLEVLGPDAASIALEKAGALGAGVEAVSGPQMPAVEAVLRQQAARLGVRLRWVTPLDDNTWTLGLPGQVQQLNAAVALGMLQALGRQGWDLPEQAIREGFAAARWPGRLQRLQWQGLPLLIDGAHNAPAAQRLRAELDQHGRRHGLPPGARRWVLGMLANKQGAEILQALLGPGDQAWIVPVPGHASWRQSALLGGLGPGQAARLHSAPDLPTALRAAARQGRGPVLVAGSLYLLGHLLASAAAPG
- a CDS encoding FAD-binding oxidoreductase, producing MASPPPAAGSALCLEGLPPRPDPAVIAQLAEELAGELAPEQAPDQAAAGAGLELVGEGQPAELQRLSRDFFDYSPLLVPVFQAQRAQLAVRASTVEQVRAVAAGCARLEVPLTVRGAGTGNYGQCVPLAGGVVLELMGLNRLRSLDPRSGVIEVEAGLVMATLEQQLAPHGRALRLQPSTARSASIGGFVAGGSGGIGSLRWGFLRDPGNLLGLEVVTVEPEPRLLRLDATASQPLNHAYGTNGILTALRLPTTEAVAWQQLVVGFESWQQAVAAASALAGTALLLQAITLLEAPIAARSPWPAGCPAAAPGEHRLLLLAAPDSLELLPGWLQARGGCLRWQAPQGESRGLPLRELSWNHTTLHWRAQQQGWTYLQMLLPQPEAPCLAALSERWGDDLLWHLEAVRQQGCARLAALPLLRWQGEAPLAALMQQARQQGAVIFNPHAITVEDGGLGAIDADQVAAKAAYDPGGLLNPGKLRGWLERQRQQPQP
- a CDS encoding pentapeptide repeat-containing protein, which encodes MALGLGLMLGLLAGGLTAGAGPAAAEFSGVDYTLTNQSGKDFSGQDLANTSFAGASGRQADFSGANLHGAILTQAAFPEASFAGADLSGVLMDKVDFSGADFSGANLSDVIAAGSNFSGATVTDADFSGALLDRVDQRLLCRDAEGTHPVTGADTRLSLGC